The Peribacillus sp. FSL E2-0218 genome contains a region encoding:
- a CDS encoding oxidoreductase: MGKIKVGIVGYGLSGATFHAPLLSVLEQFHIAKVVSSQKEKVRQDLKDVEVVGSLEDILEDESIDLMVITTPSGLHYEMAKQSLLARKHVILEKPMVVKTWEAADLIKIAEEEHLLLSVYHNRRWDNDFLTVKKLLDDGVLGDINTYQVHYDRFRPAVRDRWREKPGPGSGTLYDLGSHLIDQALHLFGLPQFVSADVFAQKEDAETDDYFHVLLGYEKLRVILHSGSIVPVNGPRFQVHGNKGSFIKYGIDGQEQALSEGKKPLDSSWGADVPENYGQLVTIEGENVKHETIQTIHGSYLNFYKEIADSILIGKKAPVTAQEGLAVIRIIDAAFESSKSKKVVYIN; the protein is encoded by the coding sequence ATGGGAAAAATTAAAGTGGGAATCGTTGGGTATGGATTGTCAGGTGCAACATTTCACGCACCTTTATTAAGTGTTTTAGAGCAATTTCATATAGCGAAAGTGGTCAGCTCCCAAAAGGAAAAGGTCCGACAAGACTTGAAGGATGTGGAAGTGGTCGGCAGCTTGGAGGACATTCTCGAAGATGAATCGATCGATTTGATGGTTATCACGACACCGAGCGGATTGCATTATGAAATGGCCAAACAAAGCTTATTAGCGAGAAAGCATGTCATCTTGGAGAAACCGATGGTAGTGAAAACTTGGGAGGCAGCGGACCTCATCAAGATTGCCGAGGAAGAACATCTGCTTTTAAGTGTCTACCATAACCGGAGATGGGATAATGATTTCTTGACGGTCAAAAAATTATTGGATGATGGCGTGCTTGGTGATATCAATACATACCAGGTTCATTATGATCGATTCAGGCCGGCTGTCAGGGATAGATGGAGGGAGAAACCAGGCCCCGGATCAGGAACGCTTTATGATTTAGGCTCACATCTCATAGATCAAGCCCTGCATTTGTTCGGATTGCCACAATTCGTTTCTGCAGATGTATTTGCCCAAAAGGAGGATGCGGAAACGGATGATTATTTTCATGTCCTATTAGGATATGAAAAGCTGAGGGTCATCCTGCATTCTGGCTCGATCGTTCCGGTCAACGGACCGAGGTTTCAGGTACATGGCAATAAAGGGTCATTCATCAAATATGGTATTGATGGCCAGGAGCAGGCCTTAAGCGAGGGCAAAAAACCGCTGGATAGCTCCTGGGGTGCCGATGTCCCTGAAAACTATGGCCAACTGGTTACTATCGAAGGCGAAAACGTGAAACATGAAACGATCCAAACCATACATGGCTCTTATTTAAACTTTTACAAGGAAATTGCCGACAGTATCCTGATCGGGAAAAAAGCTCCCGTCACGGCTCAAGAGGGACTGGCGGTTATTCGAATCATTGATGCGGCCTTTGAAAGCAGTAAAAGCAAGAAAGTCGTATATATTAATTGA
- a CDS encoding MFS transporter: MVTDFKERERLSMSAEQRKKIIILMINMFIAIGSFGIIIPILPAYLASIDQGGTAAGLMIAIFAGAQLIFSPIAGKWTDLYGRRKMIIYGLVGLTLSMFIFFAVNSIWLLYASRVIGGIGAALLIPAIFAYVADITTFDQRAKGNSLVSAAMSLGIVIGPGIGGFLADFGLKFPFLISALVSLSAVVFSIFVLKESETAQIASAPESNDSMVRKIALSVKMPYFIPLIITLVMSFGLMAYESVIGLYLDNQFDSSPKDIAVMVTATGIVSVIVQLFVVDRIVRRFGEVNVLNIFISVAAIGFLLSLFASSYLTFFLISLIIFLSTSILRPVLNTLISKMAGNEQGFAMGMNNAYMSIGNVLGPTLAGLMYDIHITYPFMLGLFLLIITLLITMAWNKRSHHAKALS, encoded by the coding sequence ATGGTTACTGATTTTAAAGAGAGAGAGAGGCTGTCCATGTCAGCAGAACAAAGAAAAAAGATCATAATCCTTATGATCAATATGTTTATAGCAATAGGAAGTTTCGGCATCATCATTCCTATTTTACCAGCGTACCTCGCTTCCATTGATCAAGGGGGAACCGCCGCTGGTCTTATGATTGCCATTTTCGCGGGGGCACAGCTTATTTTTTCCCCAATTGCCGGAAAATGGACCGACCTATACGGCCGCAGGAAAATGATCATATACGGACTGGTTGGATTGACATTATCGATGTTCATTTTTTTCGCCGTCAATTCGATTTGGTTATTATATGCTTCCCGTGTCATCGGCGGGATCGGAGCAGCCTTGCTTATTCCCGCAATTTTCGCTTATGTGGCGGACATCACCACATTCGATCAACGCGCAAAGGGCAATAGCTTAGTTTCTGCAGCCATGTCCCTGGGCATTGTCATCGGTCCAGGAATCGGAGGGTTTTTAGCGGACTTTGGCTTGAAGTTTCCCTTTTTAATTTCTGCCCTTGTATCACTTTCAGCCGTGGTATTTTCGATTTTCGTTTTAAAAGAAAGTGAAACGGCACAGATTGCCTCTGCTCCGGAGAGCAATGACTCAATGGTTCGCAAGATTGCCTTATCTGTAAAAATGCCCTATTTCATTCCTCTTATCATTACACTTGTAATGAGTTTTGGTTTAATGGCATACGAATCCGTAATTGGTCTTTATCTTGACAATCAATTCGATTCCAGTCCAAAGGATATCGCCGTCATGGTTACAGCGACCGGTATCGTCAGTGTAATCGTCCAGCTATTTGTCGTCGACCGGATTGTTCGCCGTTTCGGGGAAGTCAATGTGCTGAACATTTTTATCAGTGTAGCGGCCATCGGTTTCCTTCTATCCCTTTTCGCTTCAAGTTACCTGACTTTCTTTTTAATCTCACTTATCATCTTCCTATCCACATCCATCTTGCGTCCTGTACTCAATACATTGATTTCGAAAATGGCTGGAAACGAGCAGGGCTTTGCGATGGGAATGAATAATGCGTATATGAGCATTGGAAATGTCCTTGGACCCACTCTTGCCGGATTAATGTATGATATCCATATTACCTATCCGTTCATGTTGGGACTTTTCCTCTTGATCATTACTTTATTGATCACCATGGCTTGGAACAAACGCTCTCATCATGCGAAGGCATTATCGTAG
- a CDS encoding MarR family transcriptional regulator gives MNPSELYDLHIEIKELSRLSQELIEPSLVKYDLTSVQYRALQLIVLNESLAVKYISNHLNIKPAAGTALIDRLERKNLIERCHSEDDRRVVYIQATEIGKETYHSINRCFTKIFNDFYGVLNEEETVRLKQIVGKLTDHVSSCIEEQ, from the coding sequence ATGAATCCAAGTGAATTGTATGATTTGCATATAGAAATCAAGGAGTTAAGCAGACTCTCCCAGGAATTGATCGAACCGTCATTGGTGAAATACGATTTAACATCCGTCCAGTATCGCGCATTGCAGCTAATTGTCTTAAATGAATCCTTGGCTGTAAAATACATATCGAATCATTTAAACATCAAGCCTGCAGCCGGGACGGCGCTGATTGACAGGCTTGAACGGAAGAATTTGATTGAAAGATGCCACAGTGAGGATGATCGGCGAGTCGTTTACATCCAAGCCACCGAAATCGGGAAAGAAACCTATCATTCCATAAACCGGTGTTTCACCAAAATTTTTAACGACTTTTATGGCGTTTTGAATGAAGAGGAAACGGTGAGGCTAAAACAAATTGTCGGAAAGCTGACCGACCATGTGTCATCTTGTATAGAGGAACAGTAA
- a CDS encoding long-chain-fatty-acid--CoA ligase, with amino-acid sequence MISPLTPMDWKRRAVKYYPHKVAVIDGKKEFTYMEFGQRVDRLSLALHVSGIEKGDHIAVMLPNTHHMLECFYGICQLGAVMVPLNYRLSAEDLEYIIKHSDVKMLIVDAEFAAPIETIVTNLSMETIIIVPVDGHETDLAGINYEDFLKHVNDGNRLPVADIDENQLLTINYTSGTTSKPKGVMLTHRGNYLNAANFIYHLTLKHDDVYLHTLPMFHANGWGGVWAITATGGTHVCLRKVDPPKILELFSKCKITLLCGAPTVVNMLVNEPGAKETDIKVRPRMATAGAPPSAALIHKAEEILGLNMIHVYGLTETSPFILYNEWKGEYDAKSADEQAMIKARQGIELVFNGETMVVNQDGAEVAWDGTELGEIITRGNVVMEGYYKDSEKTAEAIRDGWFYTGDLAVTHPDGYIEIQDRAKDLIISGGENISSTEIEGILYKHPDVLEAAVIAVPHDNWGETPKAILVLKDNALVTESEIITFCRSRMAHFKAPTTVEFVEDLPKTATGKLQKYRLREIHWKGTKKVN; translated from the coding sequence ATGATTTCACCATTGACCCCAATGGATTGGAAGCGCAGGGCCGTGAAATATTATCCTCATAAAGTGGCTGTCATAGATGGAAAGAAAGAGTTTACCTACATGGAATTCGGACAGCGTGTCGATCGGCTTTCCCTGGCACTTCACGTTTCAGGAATTGAAAAAGGAGATCATATTGCCGTGATGCTGCCGAATACGCATCATATGCTGGAATGTTTTTATGGGATCTGTCAATTGGGTGCGGTAATGGTGCCCCTGAATTACAGGCTTTCTGCTGAAGATTTGGAGTATATCATCAAGCATAGTGATGTAAAAATGTTAATAGTCGATGCAGAATTTGCAGCACCGATCGAGACAATCGTTACGAACCTATCAATGGAGACGATCATTATTGTTCCTGTAGATGGCCATGAAACAGATTTGGCCGGAATAAACTATGAGGATTTCTTAAAGCATGTGAATGACGGAAATCGCCTGCCCGTGGCAGATATTGATGAAAATCAGCTATTGACGATAAATTACACGAGTGGCACGACCTCAAAACCAAAGGGAGTCATGTTGACCCATCGCGGCAATTACCTGAATGCGGCCAATTTCATTTATCACCTAACATTGAAGCATGATGATGTGTACCTCCATACCCTACCGATGTTTCATGCCAACGGCTGGGGAGGCGTATGGGCGATTACGGCCACTGGGGGGACCCATGTATGTTTAAGAAAAGTGGATCCCCCAAAAATTCTTGAATTATTCTCAAAATGCAAAATTACATTATTATGCGGCGCACCGACAGTCGTCAATATGCTGGTGAATGAACCTGGGGCAAAGGAAACCGATATCAAGGTGCGTCCGCGCATGGCAACGGCGGGAGCCCCGCCATCAGCCGCCCTCATACATAAAGCAGAGGAGATCCTTGGCTTGAATATGATCCACGTATATGGACTGACGGAAACATCCCCTTTCATCCTATATAATGAATGGAAAGGTGAATATGACGCCAAATCAGCGGACGAACAAGCGATGATAAAAGCAAGACAAGGCATTGAATTGGTTTTTAATGGGGAGACGATGGTCGTCAATCAAGACGGGGCAGAAGTTGCCTGGGATGGAACGGAGTTAGGGGAAATCATTACACGTGGCAATGTCGTGATGGAAGGATATTATAAAGATTCGGAGAAGACGGCAGAAGCGATCAGGGACGGCTGGTTTTATACAGGTGATCTGGCCGTGACCCATCCTGACGGATATATTGAAATTCAGGACAGGGCTAAGGATTTGATCATATCCGGTGGTGAAAATATTTCCTCAACTGAAATTGAAGGGATTTTATATAAGCATCCTGATGTATTGGAGGCAGCGGTCATTGCCGTACCTCATGATAACTGGGGTGAAACGCCAAAGGCAATACTAGTCCTGAAAGATAACGCCCTTGTGACGGAAAGCGAGATCATTACCTTTTGCCGCTCGCGAATGGCTCATTTTAAAGCGCCTACAACGGTTGAATTCGTTGAAGACCTTCCGAAAACCGCAACAGGCAAACTCCAAAAGTACCGTCTGAGGGAAATCCATTGGAAAGGAACAAAAAAGGTGAATTAA